A genome region from Gemmatimonadota bacterium includes the following:
- a CDS encoding caspase family protein: MARLYALLVGINEYQAVTPLHGCVSDIGAVEALLRERVHADTLDVVRLIDGEATRARIIDGFRSHLKRAGAGDTALFYYCGHGSEEACPPEWRHVEPSGRNQTLVPVDARVGDIFDLADKELNALIGEVASGGAHVVTMFDSCHSGGVTRDVSDLASPDAGVARMTAASKGRARSLADYLEEARVLYDADRIATQGPPAPRHVAVAACQHNETAKEIPTQPPRRGAFTSAFEEAARALGPSATYLDLVTALRMKVRDRAKEQLPSLDTVGGARGTDTFLGGHAGRSDLTVDADASGRWWLSAGAIDGIPAPASGAVVEVSIYPRGAFDLPGVTPAPIARATVDAVLEDRARLQLTVGAAALDPAGAYLGAIARLGVTPLHVRVDGTSSDMTDRVRAQLQASAVFFSVVEQPSSTPLVTVRVGGDAIELVGEDGIALPGLRYPLTDDELGFVASDCTHLAKWYGLRDRTPAGSRFNGAVALELVPVAANEKRPPEDRAPHAPLGETLQLRYDGAEAPRVQMRLRNTSDTRLYVALLDLDDAYGCSTLFADWIPPRSVAYAAGGRAFRLKVMDWRDPSVRVVTDWFKLFAATTQFDADHLQLAALVGPSAVRVRAAIAEDDDEDDSTWGTTRLKVEITR; the protein is encoded by the coding sequence ATGGCGAGACTGTACGCGCTGCTGGTCGGAATCAACGAGTACCAGGCGGTGACCCCGCTGCACGGCTGCGTGTCCGATATCGGCGCCGTCGAGGCGCTGCTGCGTGAACGCGTCCACGCCGACACGCTCGATGTGGTGCGGCTGATCGACGGCGAGGCCACCCGCGCGCGCATCATCGACGGCTTTCGCTCGCACCTGAAACGCGCCGGCGCCGGCGACACCGCGCTCTTCTACTACTGCGGGCACGGCTCCGAGGAGGCATGCCCACCGGAGTGGCGGCACGTCGAGCCGAGCGGGAGGAACCAGACGCTCGTCCCGGTCGACGCACGGGTGGGCGACATCTTCGACCTGGCCGACAAGGAGCTCAACGCCCTCATCGGCGAGGTTGCATCTGGCGGGGCGCACGTGGTGACGATGTTCGACTCGTGCCATTCCGGTGGCGTGACCCGTGACGTCTCTGACCTGGCCAGCCCCGACGCCGGCGTGGCGCGCATGACCGCGGCCTCCAAGGGACGCGCACGCTCGCTCGCCGACTACCTCGAGGAGGCGCGCGTGCTCTACGACGCCGATCGCATCGCGACGCAGGGACCGCCCGCCCCGCGGCACGTCGCCGTCGCGGCCTGTCAGCATAACGAGACGGCCAAGGAGATCCCCACGCAGCCGCCGCGCCGCGGGGCGTTCACCTCGGCCTTCGAGGAGGCGGCGCGCGCGCTCGGGCCGTCGGCGACCTATCTCGACCTCGTCACGGCGCTGCGCATGAAGGTCCGCGACCGGGCGAAGGAGCAACTCCCCAGCCTCGACACCGTGGGCGGCGCCCGCGGCACCGACACCTTCCTCGGGGGACATGCGGGACGAAGCGACCTCACCGTCGACGCCGACGCATCCGGGCGGTGGTGGCTCTCGGCTGGCGCGATCGATGGCATCCCCGCCCCGGCGAGCGGCGCCGTCGTGGAGGTGTCGATCTATCCCCGCGGCGCCTTCGACCTCCCGGGGGTGACGCCGGCCCCCATCGCGCGCGCCACCGTCGACGCCGTACTCGAGGACCGGGCGCGATTGCAACTGACGGTCGGCGCTGCCGCGCTCGATCCCGCCGGAGCGTACCTCGGCGCCATTGCACGACTCGGCGTCACCCCCCTGCACGTGCGCGTCGACGGCACATCCAGCGACATGACCGACCGTGTGCGCGCGCAGCTGCAAGCTTCGGCCGTCTTCTTCAGCGTCGTCGAGCAGCCCTCGAGCACGCCGCTCGTGACGGTGCGCGTCGGCGGCGACGCCATCGAACTCGTGGGCGAGGATGGCATCGCACTCCCCGGGCTACGCTACCCGCTCACCGACGACGAACTCGGCTTCGTCGCCAGCGACTGCACCCATCTCGCGAAGTGGTACGGCCTGCGCGATCGCACCCCCGCCGGTTCGCGCTTCAACGGGGCCGTCGCCCTCGAACTGGTCCCGGTCGCCGCAAACGAGAAGCGTCCCCCCGAGGACCGGGCGCCGCATGCGCCACTCGGCGAGACCCTCCAACTGCGCTACGACGGCGCCGAGGCGCCGCGCGTGCAGATGCGCCTGCGCAATACGTCCGACACACGGCTGTACGTCGCCCTGCTCGACCTCGACGACGCCTACGGCTGCTCCACGCTCTTTGCCGACTGGATCCCGCCACGGTCGGTGGCCTACGCCGCGGGGGGGCGCGCCTTCCGGCTCAAGGTCATGGACTGGCGCGACCCGTCGGTGCGGGTTGTCACCGACTGGTTCAAGCTCTTCGCCGCGACCACGCAGTTCGACGCCGACCACCTGCAGCTGGCGGCGCTGGTGGGGCCGAGTGCGGTGCGGGTCCGGGCCGCGATCGCCGAGGATGACGACGAGGACGATTCAACGTGGGGGACGACGCGGCTGAAGGTCGAGATCACGCGGTAG